One Tamandua tetradactyla isolate mTamTet1 chromosome 20, mTamTet1.pri, whole genome shotgun sequence DNA segment encodes these proteins:
- the LOC143664215 gene encoding olfactory receptor 14C36-like: MNSSIFHFLQGLCAFSMFKANFLKMLNFTMENEFLLARFSDVWEYRILHAMLFLLMYLATLMGNLLIVTITTFNKNLHTPMYFFLRNLSILDMCYISVTVPKACVTFLTDNRTISGAGCATQIFMVFFCGFVEVMFLTSMAHDRYVAICQPLHYPMIMNPRVCVQMTLFSVLSGVAYSGFHTGNTFRLHFCQSNVVNQFFCDIPSLLKLSCSDTFSNEISVFISTVVIVGGCFVFIIRSYVYIFSTVLKFPTSGEQGKAFSTCVPHILVVSVFLSSGAAVYMKPISSSRTIQDMITSVFYSIVPPFLNPIIYSLRNKQIMEAMKKVLKRMLYSGK, encoded by the exons ATGAATTcatcaatttttcattttcttcag GGATTATGTGCTTTCTCCATGTTCAAGGCAAATTTCCTAAAGATGCTGAACTTTACAATGGAGAATGAATTCCTGCTTGCACGATTTTCTGATGTGTGGGAGTACAGAATCTTGCATGCCATGCTCTTCCTGCTGATGTACTTGGCAACCCTGATGGGAAACCTTCTCATTGTCACCATAACAACCTTCAACAAGAatcttcacacccccatgtacttcttcctcaggAACCTGTCTATCTTAGACATGTGCTACATTTCTGTCACTGTCCCCAAGGCCTGTGTCACCTTTCTCACTGACAACAGGACCATCTCAGGGGCTGGGTGTGCAACTCAGATCTTCATGGTCTTCTTTTGTGGGTTTGTGGAGGTGATGTTCCTCACCTCCATGGCccatgaccgctatgtggccatctgccagCCCCTCCACTACCCCATGATCATGAACCCTCGGGTCTGTGTCCAGATGACACTGTTCTCTGTACTCAGTGGTGTGGCCTACTCTGGGTTCCACACTGGGAACACATTCCGGCTGCACTTCTGTCAGTCCAATGTGGTCAATCAGTTCTTCTGTGATATCCCCTCTCTACTGAAGCTCTCCTGCTCTGACACCTTCAGTAATGAAATTTCAGTTTTTATCTCTACAGTGGTGATTGTTGGTGGCTGCTTTGTCTTTATTATCAGGTCTtatgtttacatattttctaCTGTGCTCAAGTTTCCAACCAGTGGAGAGCAGGGAAAAGCCTTTTCCACCTGTGTCCCTCACATCCTCGTGGTGTCTGTCTTTCTCAGCTCTGGTGCTGCTGTGTATATGAAGCCAATCTCCTCCTCACGCACAATTCAGGACATGATCACCTCTGTGTTCTATTCTATAGTCCCTCCTTTCCTGAATCCTATTATCTATAGTCTTAGAAACAAACAGATAATGGAGGCTATGAAGAAAGTTTTGAAGAGAATGCTTTATTCAGGAAAGTGA